The Bacillus sp. Y1 genome has a window encoding:
- a CDS encoding glycerate kinase — protein sequence MKIVIAPDSFKESLTAQEAANAIERGFKSIFPNAVYHKMPMADGGEGTVQSLVDATNGTIEERIVTGPLGNLVKSFFGVMGDGKTAVIEMAAASGLHLVPMEKRNPLVTSTRGTGELISAALDLGVKHIIIGIGGSATNDGGAGMIQALGAKLLDEEGETIGPGGGALSQIATVDLSGLDNRLKDVHIDVACDVDNPLTGPRGASAIFGPQKGATPEMVKLLDKNLSHFADVIEKALGKSFRDIKGAGAAGGLGASLLAFLNADLKRGIDIVLHAMNFESVVKDADLVITGEGRIDSQTVYGKTPIGVAKAAKKYGVPVIGLAGSISQDSDVVFEHGIDALFSIVPGIITLPEAFEFAEPNIERTARNVAASMRMIHSVRSC from the coding sequence ATGAAAATTGTAATTGCACCCGATTCTTTTAAAGAAAGTTTAACGGCTCAAGAAGCCGCAAATGCCATAGAGAGGGGCTTCAAATCTATTTTTCCAAATGCCGTGTATCATAAAATGCCAATGGCAGATGGTGGAGAGGGAACCGTACAATCACTCGTAGATGCCACAAACGGTACCATAGAGGAGCGGATTGTAACTGGTCCGCTAGGCAACCTGGTCAAATCATTTTTTGGAGTAATGGGAGACGGGAAAACAGCTGTTATTGAAATGGCTGCTGCATCAGGTTTGCATCTTGTCCCTATGGAAAAGAGAAACCCTTTAGTCACGTCAACGAGAGGAACTGGAGAATTAATCTCAGCAGCTCTTGATTTGGGTGTAAAGCATATTATTATAGGGATCGGCGGAAGTGCTACGAACGATGGGGGAGCGGGAATGATCCAAGCGTTAGGTGCAAAACTGCTGGATGAAGAAGGAGAGACTATCGGTCCTGGAGGCGGTGCGCTTTCACAAATCGCAACAGTTGACTTGAGTGGTCTTGATAATAGATTGAAGGATGTTCACATTGATGTGGCTTGTGATGTAGATAATCCATTAACAGGACCAAGAGGGGCTTCAGCCATTTTTGGACCTCAAAAGGGAGCCACTCCTGAAATGGTTAAATTACTTGATAAGAACCTATCCCATTTTGCAGATGTAATAGAAAAAGCTCTTGGGAAGTCCTTCCGGGATATTAAGGGAGCCGGTGCAGCTGGTGGTCTAGGAGCAAGTCTGCTTGCTTTTTTAAACGCTGATCTTAAAAGAGGAATTGATATCGTTCTTCATGCGATGAATTTTGAGAGTGTTGTTAAAGATGCAGACCTTGTTATCACAGGTGAAGGACGAATCGACAGTCAAACAGTTTATGGGAAAACACCAATCGGTGTGGCGAAAGCTGCTAAAAAATATGGTGTGCCAGTTATTGGACTTGCGGGATCCATATCTCAAGACAGTGATGTTGTATTTGAACACGGAATAGATGCTCTGTTCAGTATTGTTCCAGGTATTATCACACTTCCAGAGGCATTTGAATTTGCTGAGCCTAATATAGAAAGAACAGCAAGAAATGTTGCCGCATCTATGAGAATGATTCACTCAGTGAGAAGTTGTTAA
- a CDS encoding FecCD family ABC transporter permease, translated as MNAFEAKKKKKLVGIIVLLIITILLMFFVSLSTGVIQIAPADVMKTLFNNGTARQELVLFDFRLPGILLALLIGAGLAISGVILQGITQNELADPGILGINTGAGLAVVLFIYFFKGQLDVTSSFTIFIMPVAALIGAVVAALIIYALAWKRGVNPIRLVLVGIGVNAGFAAFLTIFQLKMDPQDFRQATVWLTGDIWNASWNFVFALLPWILLLIPIALHKAHSLNVFNLGDDVASGLGTNVESERRLLLLIAVALAGASVAAGGGIAFLGLVVPHIARKIMGPLHQYIIPVSALIGALLLMVSDTIGKNLLAPTEIPVGIIVSLLSAPYFVYLLIRTK; from the coding sequence ATGAATGCATTTGAAGCAAAAAAGAAGAAAAAGCTGGTTGGTATCATTGTTTTATTAATCATAACGATTCTACTCATGTTTTTTGTTAGTTTAAGCACAGGGGTCATTCAAATTGCCCCTGCAGATGTAATGAAGACACTATTCAACAATGGCACGGCTCGGCAGGAGCTTGTTCTGTTTGATTTTCGATTACCAGGTATTTTGTTGGCTCTATTAATTGGGGCAGGATTAGCTATTTCAGGTGTTATCTTACAGGGAATTACTCAAAATGAACTGGCTGATCCTGGGATTTTAGGCATCAACACTGGAGCAGGCCTTGCAGTTGTTTTATTTATTTATTTTTTCAAGGGACAACTCGATGTGACGAGTTCTTTCACTATTTTTATCATGCCGGTTGCTGCTTTGATTGGTGCGGTTGTCGCTGCACTTATCATCTATGCGTTGGCATGGAAAAGAGGTGTCAATCCGATTCGGCTTGTCTTAGTCGGGATTGGTGTAAATGCTGGTTTTGCCGCTTTTCTGACCATTTTTCAATTGAAAATGGATCCACAAGATTTCAGGCAAGCGACTGTTTGGCTGACAGGAGATATATGGAATGCTAGCTGGAATTTTGTGTTTGCTTTATTACCTTGGATTTTACTATTAATTCCTATCGCTCTTCATAAAGCCCACTCTTTAAATGTATTCAATTTAGGGGATGATGTTGCCTCTGGATTAGGCACAAACGTAGAGTCTGAGAGGCGACTATTATTACTTATTGCGGTTGCCCTAGCAGGAGCTTCCGTTGCAGCAGGTGGAGGAATTGCTTTTTTAGGATTGGTTGTTCCGCATATTGCTAGAAAAATCATGGGACCACTACATCAATATATTATTCCCGTCTCAGCGCTTATAGGGGCTTTACTGTTAATGGTGTCTGATACGATAGGAAAGAATCTGTTAGCACCAACAGAAATTCCTGTTGGTATTATCGTTTCATTACTGAGTGCACCATATTTTGTTTATTTATTAATCAGGACCAAATAA
- a CDS encoding ABC-F family ATP-binding cassette domain-containing protein: MSVLNVQNLSHGFGDRAIFNDVSFRLLKGEHVGLVGANGEGKSTFMNIVTGKLQPDEGKVEWSRKVRVGYLDQHAVLQKGTTMRDALSSAFQYLFDAESEINELYAKMGDEGADIDGLLAEVGELQETLDSNDFYQINSKVEEVARGLGLDAVGLDRDVDDLSGGQRTKVLLAKLLLEKPEILLLDEPTNYLDEQHIEWLKRYLQEYENAFILISHDIPFLNNVVNLIYHMENQELNRYVGDYDNFLKIYEMKKQQLESAYKRQQQEIADLKDFVARNKASVATRNMAMSRQKKLDKMEVIELGKEKPKPEFKFKEARSSSRWIFETEDLVIGYNEPLSRPLNLKMERGQKIAFVGANGIGKSTLLKSILGLINPLEGKVERGEYQYIGYFEQEVKQSNYNTCIEEIWSEFPSMNQAEVRAALAKCGLTTKHIESKIEVLSGGEKAKVRLCKILNTETNLLILDEPTNHLDVDAKEELKRALKAYRGSILMVSHEPDFYREIATDIWNCEDWTTKVF, translated from the coding sequence ATGAGCGTATTAAACGTACAAAATTTAAGTCATGGTTTCGGTGATCGTGCAATTTTTAATGATGTGTCTTTTCGACTATTAAAAGGCGAACATGTTGGACTAGTTGGGGCAAATGGTGAAGGTAAGTCTACTTTCATGAATATTGTTACTGGGAAGTTGCAACCCGACGAAGGAAAAGTGGAGTGGTCACGAAAAGTTCGTGTTGGCTATTTAGATCAGCATGCTGTACTTCAAAAAGGTACTACGATGCGTGACGCTTTGAGTTCTGCTTTTCAATATCTTTTTGATGCTGAATCAGAGATCAATGAACTTTATGCAAAAATGGGTGATGAAGGTGCCGATATCGATGGATTACTTGCAGAAGTTGGAGAGCTACAAGAAACGTTAGATAGTAATGATTTCTATCAAATTAATTCAAAAGTTGAGGAAGTGGCTCGTGGTCTAGGGTTAGACGCTGTTGGACTCGATCGAGATGTAGATGATCTTAGCGGTGGTCAACGTACGAAAGTTTTGCTAGCTAAGCTTTTACTAGAAAAACCTGAAATCCTATTACTAGACGAGCCTACGAACTATTTGGATGAACAGCATATCGAATGGTTGAAGCGCTATTTACAGGAATATGAGAATGCATTTATCTTAATTTCACATGATATTCCATTCTTGAATAATGTTGTTAACTTGATCTATCACATGGAAAACCAAGAGTTGAACCGCTATGTTGGTGACTATGATAACTTCTTAAAAATATATGAAATGAAGAAGCAACAGCTAGAGTCTGCTTACAAGCGTCAACAACAAGAAATTGCTGATTTGAAAGATTTCGTTGCTCGTAACAAGGCAAGTGTTGCAACCCGTAATATGGCGATGTCTCGTCAAAAGAAGCTCGACAAAATGGAAGTTATTGAATTGGGGAAAGAGAAGCCGAAACCAGAGTTTAAATTCAAAGAAGCTCGTTCATCTAGTCGTTGGATTTTCGAGACTGAAGATCTGGTTATTGGTTACAATGAACCACTTTCTCGCCCTCTGAATTTAAAAATGGAACGCGGACAAAAAATTGCATTCGTTGGTGCAAACGGTATTGGGAAGTCTACTCTTCTAAAAAGTATTCTTGGGTTGATTAATCCGCTGGAGGGTAAAGTGGAACGTGGTGAGTATCAATACATCGGGTACTTCGAGCAGGAAGTTAAACAGTCCAACTACAACACTTGTATTGAAGAGATTTGGAGCGAGTTCCCAAGTATGAATCAGGCTGAAGTCCGTGCTGCTCTTGCAAAATGTGGATTAACGACGAAACATATTGAAAGTAAAATCGAAGTCCTTTCTGGTGGCGAAAAAGCCAAAGTTCGATTGTGTAAAATTCTAAACACAGAAACGAATTTATTAATTCTAGACGAACCTACCAATCACTTGGATGTGGATGCAAAAGAAGAATTGAAGCGTGCTTTAAAGGCCTATCGCGGAAGTATCTTGATGGTATCACACGAACCTGATTTCTATCGTGAAATTGCTACTGATATTTGGAATTGTGAGGATTGGACTACAAAAGTGTTTTAA
- a CDS encoding iron-hydroxamate ABC transporter substrate-binding protein: protein MKTNMKFRRIFTIIMVGLLFIISACGNDNSASDSETEGETKNSEITLDSAMGEVTIPANAEKILAPYHEDALLALGVTPVAKWAIGQAVQEYLESDLKDVPTIEWNLPVEQVLNHAPELIILENNMESYEGTYEDYNKIAPTYLMTEETVKDWRKQIETFGKILGKEDEAKKVLSDYEDTVSSARDQLSEAIGEDTVAVIWAAGNQFFLFEQNRHSAEVLYSELGIKQPTLIQELGPADAASWNPISVEKLSELDADHVFLLALEGEQGIETLENSSVWQSTPAAKNGNIHIINDPSNWTNKGLLASQQTIEDILSALVK from the coding sequence TTGAAAACAAATATGAAATTCCGTCGAATATTTACTATTATAATGGTTGGTTTATTATTTATTATATCAGCATGTGGAAATGATAATTCAGCTTCTGACTCTGAGACAGAAGGGGAAACAAAAAATTCCGAAATCACATTAGATTCAGCTATGGGTGAAGTAACCATCCCAGCAAATGCTGAAAAAATCCTTGCTCCTTATCATGAAGATGCGTTACTTGCTCTAGGTGTTACTCCTGTTGCTAAGTGGGCCATTGGACAAGCCGTTCAGGAATATTTAGAGTCTGATCTAAAAGATGTCCCAACAATTGAATGGAATCTTCCAGTTGAACAAGTACTAAATCACGCACCAGAATTGATTATTTTAGAAAATAATATGGAAAGCTATGAAGGCACTTATGAAGATTATAACAAAATTGCTCCAACCTATTTAATGACAGAAGAAACCGTTAAGGATTGGAGAAAGCAAATTGAAACGTTCGGGAAGATCCTCGGCAAAGAAGATGAAGCGAAAAAGGTTCTAAGTGACTACGAAGACACCGTTTCATCTGCTCGTGACCAATTATCTGAAGCTATCGGTGAAGATACAGTAGCTGTTATCTGGGCAGCTGGAAATCAATTCTTCCTATTCGAACAAAACCGTCATAGCGCAGAGGTGCTTTACTCTGAATTAGGAATCAAGCAACCAACATTGATTCAGGAACTAGGTCCGGCTGATGCAGCATCATGGAATCCAATCTCCGTTGAAAAGCTGTCTGAACTCGATGCCGACCATGTATTTTTATTAGCTCTCGAAGGAGAACAAGGAATCGAGACATTGGAAAATAGCTCAGTATGGCAAAGTACACCTGCTGCTAAAAATGGAAACATCCATATCATCAATGATCCAAGTAATTGGACAAATAAAGGATTGCTTGCATCTCAGCAAACAATTGAAGATATTTTAAGTGCGTTAGTAAAATAA
- a CDS encoding DMT family transporter, with protein sequence MSRGLLYILLFLLMVIWGFNVSAIKILVTYFPPVFIQGVRVFLAGLVVIVVLILSKRFERISRKNILGIFVAALFGVFGHHLFLALGLTLTTGSNTGLILGLVPLFTSIFAMIFLKEVLTVAKTIGILVALSGVYFIILKGNGPVSGLSLGDLYIFGAVITQAISFIVIKKLTTNFDSRQMTGIMLIFGSLMMFGFSFWIEPVEASQFQQPVYVWLVLLASAVFATGLGHMLYNYAIQQLGAGSTAIFINLTPFFSLLGSALFLGEKIVLEQLIGFILIVFGVILGTGMIEETFRSLKRRNLSRSLER encoded by the coding sequence TTGTCTAGAGGTTTACTGTACATCTTATTATTTTTATTAATGGTGATATGGGGATTCAATGTGTCGGCCATAAAAATTTTAGTGACGTATTTTCCACCAGTTTTTATTCAAGGTGTTCGTGTGTTTTTGGCGGGGTTGGTGGTAATAGTGGTCCTTATTTTATCAAAGAGATTTGAGAGGATTTCTCGAAAAAATATACTTGGCATATTCGTTGCTGCCTTATTTGGAGTATTTGGTCATCATCTTTTCTTAGCACTCGGGTTAACCTTAACGACAGGTTCAAATACAGGTCTTATTCTGGGCTTAGTACCACTTTTCACCTCCATTTTTGCCATGATTTTTCTGAAGGAGGTATTAACAGTTGCCAAGACTATCGGCATTTTGGTTGCTTTAAGTGGTGTTTATTTTATTATTTTAAAAGGAAATGGACCTGTTTCTGGGTTGTCACTAGGTGATCTCTACATCTTTGGAGCGGTAATCACGCAAGCGATTAGTTTTATTGTGATAAAAAAATTAACTACGAATTTTGATTCCCGGCAAATGACAGGAATCATGCTGATCTTTGGGTCTTTAATGATGTTCGGATTTAGTTTCTGGATAGAACCAGTTGAGGCAAGCCAATTCCAACAGCCAGTGTATGTTTGGTTGGTTTTATTAGCTTCAGCTGTTTTTGCCACAGGACTTGGCCACATGCTATATAATTATGCCATCCAACAATTAGGTGCAGGCTCTACAGCTATCTTTATCAATCTTACCCCGTTCTTCTCATTGCTTGGTTCAGCTCTGTTCCTGGGAGAAAAGATTGTGCTTGAGCAGTTAATTGGTTTTATACTAATCGTATTTGGAGTTATTTTAGGCACGGGGATGATTGAGGAAACTTTTCGCAGTCTGAAACGTCGCAATCTTTCAAGGTCATTGGAAAGATAA
- a CDS encoding DUF2085 domain-containing protein — MRGILMTLPCHRIPERCLHFKGKPMLLCARCFAMLLGYLFTPIALALNMVVPLWVPLIMAVPLVMDGFTQKWKWRKSSNLFRFITGILFGVGQSLLISTMTWEIVQYFK, encoded by the coding sequence ATGAGGGGAATCTTGATGACTCTCCCATGTCATCGTATACCTGAAAGATGTCTTCACTTCAAAGGGAAGCCTATGCTTCTATGTGCAAGATGCTTTGCCATGCTACTTGGTTATCTCTTTACACCGATAGCCTTAGCTTTGAACATGGTTGTACCATTATGGGTACCACTCATTATGGCTGTTCCACTTGTAATGGATGGATTTACACAAAAATGGAAGTGGAGGAAGAGTTCTAATCTTTTTCGTTTTATAACTGGAATTCTGTTTGGAGTCGGTCAATCACTTCTTATATCAACTATGACTTGGGAAATTGTTCAATATTTCAAATAG
- a CDS encoding GntP family permease: MDVTVSALGAISALIIAIILILKKVPPAYGMVAGALIGGLIGGVDITNTVTLMIEGAKGIIPAVLRIMAAGILAGVLIESGAASSIAETIIKKLGETRALLALAVATMILTAVGVFIDVAVITVSPIALAIAKRAKISRTAILLAMIGGGKAGNIMSPNPNAIAASDAFGVPLTSVMAAGIIPAIFGLTVTYFIAKKLVNKGSSVMSQDIEMTENSKLPLFITAVIAPLVTILLLALRPLFDINIDPMVALPLGGIIGAIAMNKTKKINDYAVSGLSKMSGVAIMLLGTGTLAGIIANSELKDVIINALSVSGLPAYVLAPVSGIFMSAATASTTAGTAVASGVFSSTILGLGISALAGAAMIHAGATVLDHLPHGSFFHATAGSVNMDIKERLKLMPYESLVGLTLAVISTLIFGVFKLFG; the protein is encoded by the coding sequence ATGGATGTTACTGTAAGCGCTTTAGGAGCGATTAGTGCGTTAATTATTGCCATTATTCTAATCTTGAAAAAGGTACCACCGGCTTATGGGATGGTTGCCGGAGCTTTAATAGGCGGTTTAATAGGTGGAGTGGATATTACGAATACAGTTACCTTAATGATTGAAGGGGCCAAAGGAATCATTCCAGCAGTATTGAGAATTATGGCTGCTGGTATCCTAGCCGGAGTCTTGATTGAATCAGGAGCTGCGTCATCAATTGCAGAAACAATTATTAAAAAACTTGGGGAGACACGTGCGCTGCTTGCACTAGCAGTTGCTACGATGATTTTAACAGCAGTAGGAGTCTTTATAGACGTAGCTGTTATTACCGTTTCACCAATAGCACTGGCAATAGCCAAACGTGCAAAGATTTCTAGGACAGCTATTTTGCTAGCAATGATCGGGGGCGGTAAGGCAGGGAATATTATGTCGCCAAACCCAAATGCTATTGCTGCTTCTGATGCATTTGGTGTGCCGTTAACATCCGTTATGGCTGCAGGAATCATTCCAGCTATTTTCGGACTTACTGTAACGTATTTCATTGCAAAAAAGCTTGTTAATAAAGGCTCTTCAGTAATGAGCCAAGATATCGAAATGACAGAAAATTCAAAGCTTCCTTTATTTATAACTGCAGTGATTGCACCACTAGTTACGATACTATTACTAGCATTACGCCCATTATTTGATATCAATATCGATCCGATGGTTGCTTTACCACTTGGAGGAATCATTGGTGCAATTGCTATGAATAAAACAAAGAAAATCAATGATTATGCCGTTTCTGGTTTAAGTAAGATGTCAGGCGTCGCTATCATGCTATTAGGTACAGGAACATTGGCAGGAATTATTGCGAATTCTGAACTGAAAGATGTCATTATTAATGCATTAAGTGTATCCGGACTGCCAGCATATGTATTGGCTCCTGTGTCAGGTATATTCATGTCAGCAGCAACGGCCTCAACTACAGCAGGTACAGCAGTCGCTAGTGGTGTTTTCAGCAGCACGATTTTGGGATTAGGTATTTCAGCATTGGCTGGTGCAGCGATGATTCATGCAGGTGCAACGGTATTAGATCACTTGCCGCACGGAAGCTTTTTCCATGCTACAGCAGGAAGTGTCAATATGGACATTAAAGAACGCTTGAAATTAATGCCTTATGAATCTTTAGTCGGTTTAACTCTTGCGGTTATTTCTACTCTCATATTTGGAGTTTTTAAGCTTTTTGGCTAA
- a CDS encoding CdaR family transcriptional regulator: MQFLTYELAQEIVERTMEILDSNINVMNEEGIIIGSGDSERINQLHDGALLVLKKGESVEIDQSMAAKMKGTRSGINLPIRFNNEIVGVVGITGEPEQIKNYAQLVKMAAELVLEQSFLLERVQWRQRLQSEIVNQIISDEDLNTEWVKDRARFLGINLQQPRFALVIKPSDYTDLTNQKLIRSIQYEMNKNDLIGVTFNNEIVILKASSVSESIKELTPFLNRLLKVSGSKFLIGIGGLAESVKEVKLSFQQAKSAVFVGSKIQPNNPFYHYEDFRLEVMLAKVGQEEPDKNIFSFYKRLLDEGKKGELVDTLQAFIEENGELNKIAERLYIHRNTLRYRLDRIAELTGKDPRNIKDIIVLFTAKLLHDIR; the protein is encoded by the coding sequence ATGCAATTCTTAACCTATGAACTTGCTCAGGAAATCGTTGAACGGACGATGGAAATATTAGATAGTAATATTAATGTAATGAATGAAGAAGGAATTATTATAGGGTCTGGTGATAGTGAAAGGATTAATCAGCTTCATGATGGCGCTCTTCTCGTCCTTAAAAAAGGAGAAAGTGTTGAAATTGATCAATCCATGGCAGCTAAAATGAAAGGAACAAGGTCGGGAATCAATTTACCTATCCGTTTTAATAACGAAATCGTTGGTGTTGTGGGTATTACAGGAGAGCCTGAGCAAATTAAGAATTATGCCCAACTTGTTAAAATGGCAGCTGAACTAGTGTTGGAGCAGTCATTTTTACTAGAAAGGGTACAATGGAGGCAAAGGCTACAAAGTGAGATAGTAAACCAGATTATTTCAGATGAAGACTTAAATACAGAGTGGGTAAAAGATCGTGCGAGATTCCTAGGAATCAATTTGCAGCAGCCAAGGTTTGCCCTTGTGATAAAACCATCAGATTATACAGATCTAACCAATCAAAAACTAATTAGGTCTATACAATATGAAATGAATAAGAATGATTTAATAGGAGTTACTTTTAACAATGAAATTGTGATCCTAAAAGCATCATCTGTATCTGAATCTATAAAGGAGTTAACACCTTTCTTGAATCGCTTATTAAAAGTATCCGGAAGCAAGTTCCTTATCGGGATTGGAGGCCTGGCGGAAAGTGTAAAAGAAGTAAAGCTTTCATTTCAACAGGCTAAAAGTGCCGTTTTCGTGGGTAGCAAAATCCAGCCTAATAATCCATTCTATCATTACGAGGATTTCCGATTAGAAGTAATGCTAGCAAAAGTGGGACAGGAGGAACCGGATAAAAATATTTTCTCCTTTTATAAACGATTGCTAGATGAAGGGAAGAAGGGAGAACTAGTCGACACGCTGCAGGCATTTATAGAAGAAAACGGAGAATTAAATAAAATAGCAGAAAGGCTGTATATTCACCGAAATACATTACGGTATCGTCTTGATAGAATTGCAGAATTGACTGGAAAAGACCCGCGAAATATAAAGGATATTATTGTGTTATTTACAGCAAAGCTCTTGCATGATATTAGATAA
- a CDS encoding FecCD family ABC transporter permease: MREFIHHSNTSKLIINIITILLLIVSIGLSVSYGSTNIALETVWQAVFHFNPEITTHQVIQELRLPRAFSAALVGAFLAVSGAIMQGMTRNPLASPSIMGVTDGAAFALVLMLAFFPTISTMGLISSSFIGAGLAVGLVFMVGSFSPSGLTPVKLALAGVAIGTMLRSISSILSLHFNLEKQMGFWLAGGLDGTSWTSVTILLISGAIGLFIAISISKSITVLSLGEDMATGLGQNNLMIKLFGILSILILTGAAVSVAGAVGFVGLIVPHITRFIIGTDYRWIIPSSILFGALLLVLADVVSRLVNAPFETPVGAITSLIGVPFFLYLARGSGGGK; the protein is encoded by the coding sequence ATGCGCGAATTTATTCATCATTCGAACACATCCAAACTTATCATCAATATTATAACCATCCTTTTATTAATTGTTTCAATTGGCTTATCGGTTTCATACGGGTCAACCAATATTGCGCTTGAAACGGTTTGGCAGGCAGTATTTCATTTTAATCCAGAAATAACCACTCATCAGGTTATTCAAGAATTACGTTTGCCTCGTGCTTTTTCAGCGGCACTAGTAGGTGCTTTTCTAGCTGTTTCCGGGGCTATCATGCAAGGAATGACACGAAATCCATTGGCATCTCCATCGATTATGGGGGTTACAGATGGAGCCGCTTTTGCACTCGTACTAATGCTAGCATTTTTCCCTACCATTTCGACGATGGGGCTAATTAGTTCGTCCTTTATCGGTGCTGGTTTAGCTGTAGGTCTCGTTTTTATGGTAGGGTCTTTTTCACCTAGTGGGTTAACGCCTGTAAAACTCGCCTTAGCAGGTGTGGCAATCGGGACGATGTTACGTTCTATCTCTTCGATTCTGTCCTTACATTTTAATTTGGAAAAACAAATGGGATTTTGGCTTGCTGGTGGACTAGATGGGACAAGTTGGACCTCCGTTACCATTTTGTTAATTTCAGGTGCTATCGGTTTATTTATAGCTATTTCCATCTCGAAATCCATTACCGTGCTTAGCTTAGGCGAAGACATGGCAACAGGTTTAGGACAGAATAATTTGATGATTAAATTATTTGGAATTCTATCCATTCTCATCCTTACAGGTGCTGCTGTATCTGTAGCTGGTGCAGTTGGGTTTGTCGGACTTATTGTTCCACATATTACGAGATTCATTATTGGAACCGATTACAGGTGGATTATTCCGTCATCTATTCTTTTTGGGGCGTTGTTACTTGTTTTAGCAGATGTGGTCTCAAGACTAGTGAATGCTCCTTTTGAAACACCAGTGGGAGCCATTACCTCTCTTATAGGAGTACCCTTCTTCCTTTATTTAGCTCGAGGTAGTGGAGGTGGAAAATGA
- a CDS encoding ABC transporter ATP-binding protein, whose protein sequence is MHSLSAKNLTLGYGDTIIIDNLDIEIPKGEITVFIGGNGCGKSTLLRSLARLLKPKSGNILLNGEEIAKMKTKEIAKKLAILPQSPVSPEGLTVYELVKQGRHPYRSLIKQWSKEDEDAVQRALEATNMLHLKDRTVDSLSGGQRQRAWISLTLAQDTDIILLDEPTTYLDMTHQIEILDLLFDLNEQKGHTIVMVLHDLNLASRYAHHIVAVKDKKVYAQGKPEDIITCQLVSEVFQMNCSISCDPIFGTPVCVPHGKGRSVLSN, encoded by the coding sequence ATGCACTCATTATCCGCAAAGAATTTAACACTAGGTTATGGGGATACTATCATCATTGATAATTTAGATATCGAAATTCCTAAAGGGGAAATCACTGTTTTCATTGGTGGTAACGGTTGCGGGAAGTCGACCCTTCTTCGGTCTTTAGCTCGGTTACTAAAGCCCAAGAGTGGCAATATTCTGCTTAACGGTGAAGAAATCGCCAAAATGAAAACAAAAGAGATTGCAAAAAAACTAGCAATTTTACCACAAAGCCCTGTTTCACCTGAAGGCCTAACTGTATATGAACTAGTGAAACAAGGCAGACACCCATACCGTTCCCTTATCAAGCAATGGTCTAAAGAAGACGAAGACGCCGTTCAACGTGCCCTTGAAGCAACCAACATGCTTCACTTAAAAGACCGCACCGTTGATTCGTTATCAGGTGGTCAGCGCCAACGAGCATGGATCTCTTTAACCTTAGCACAGGATACAGATATCATATTATTAGATGAACCTACAACCTATTTAGATATGACACACCAGATCGAAATCCTTGATCTATTATTTGACCTAAATGAGCAAAAAGGGCATACCATTGTCATGGTTTTACACGATTTGAACCTAGCTAGTCGTTATGCCCATCATATCGTAGCCGTTAAAGACAAAAAAGTATATGCCCAAGGAAAACCTGAGGACATCATTACCTGTCAATTGGTAAGCGAAGTGTTCCAAATGAATTGCAGCATTTCATGCGACCCTATTTTTGGTACTCCTGTTTGTGTGCCACACGGAAAAGGGCGATCGGTTTTGTCGAATTAG